A section of the Oncorhynchus gorbuscha isolate QuinsamMale2020 ecotype Even-year linkage group LG04, OgorEven_v1.0, whole genome shotgun sequence genome encodes:
- the LOC124034472 gene encoding solute carrier family 2, facilitated glucose transporter member 8-like isoform X2, whose amino-acid sequence MVDKIGRKLSLMFCSLPYIFGFTIVIAAQNVWMLYLGRVLTGLASGVTSLVVPLYISEIAHERVRGTMGSCVQLMVVTGIMGAYIAGMFLDWRWLAICCSIPPTMMMVFMCFMPETPRFLLSQGKRREAEEAVRFLRGPDAPAEWECARIEDASDNQGGSLGMADLKDPGVYKPLVVGIMLMLFQQLTGINAIMFYAETIFEEAHFKNSNVATVVVAAIQVVFTAVAALVMDRAGRKLLLILSGVSMCLSTAAFGVYFKLSSETHGNSSGLCLVESPLAENPAVGLSWLALASMGFFITGFSLGWGPIPWLVMSEIFPSRVKGFASSVCVLTNWGSAFIITKTFQDLMDLLTNAGTFWLFSGCCALNIVFTILFVPETKGKTLEQIQTQFKGTPE is encoded by the exons ATGGTGGACAAGATCGGGAGGAAGCTGAGTCTTATGTTCTGCTCTCTACCTTATATCTTTGGTTTTACTATCGTCATTGCTGCTCAGAATGTCTGGATGCTGTATCTTGGGAGGGTACTCACAGGACTGGCAAGTGGGGTTACGTCACTCGTGGTGCCA CTGTACATCTCAGAGATTGCCCATGAGCGTGTCCGTGGGACAATGGGCTCCTGTGTTCAACTCATGGTGGTCACAGGGATCATGGGGGCATATATAGCAG GGATGTTTCTGGACTGGCGCTGGCTGGCAATCTGCTGCTCCATCCCACCCACCATGATGATGGTGTTCATGTGTTTCATGCCCGAGACCCCCAGGTTCCTGTTGTCTCAGGGTAAACGGAGGGAAGCCGAGGAGGCAGTGCGCTTTCTGAGGGGGCCAGATGCCCCTGCAGAGTGGGAATGTGCCCGCATTGAGGATGCTTCTGACAACCAG GGAGGTAGTTTGGGGATGGCTGATCTTAAGGACCCTGGAGTATACAAGCCCCTTGTAGTGGGCATCATGTTGATGCTCTTCCAACAGCTCACCGGTATCAACGCCATCATGTTCTATGCTGAGACTATCTTTGAGGAAGCCCATTTTAAG AACAGCAATGTTGCTACGGTGGTAGTAGCAGCAATCCAGGTAGTGTTCACTGCAGTAGCAGCATTGGTCATGGACCGCGCTGGAAGAAAGCTTCTCCTCATCCTCTCAG GAGTTTCTATGTGCCTAAGCACTGCTGCCTTTGGTGTCTACTTCAAGTTGTCCAGTGAAACCCATGGTAACTCCTCAGGACTTTGCCTAGTAGAGAGTCCCCTTGCAGAGAACCCTGCGGTTGGGCTGTCCTGGCTCGCACTGGCCAGCATGGGCTTCTTCATCACAG GTTTTTCTCTTGGTTGGGGTCCTATCCCCTGGCTGGTGATGTCTGAGATCTTTCCTTCGCGAGTAAAGGGGTTTGCCAGCTCTGTTTGTGTCCTCACCAACTGGGGCTCTGCCTTCATCATCACCAAGACCTTCCAGGACCTGATG GACCTTTTAACCAATGCTGGGACCTTCTGGCTGTTTTCTGGGTGTTGTGCGCTCAACATAGTCTTCACCATCCTCTTCGTCCCGGAGACCAAAGGCAAAACTCTGGAGCAGATCCAGACACAATTCAAAGGGACTCCAGAATAA
- the LOC124034472 gene encoding solute carrier family 2, facilitated glucose transporter member 8-like isoform X1, whose product MIEIQNESRRLLDTEDGEEIGVRSEQDAYLDKVKNGKLFLATLAAVLGPLSFGFVLGYSSPAIPELSTITDPRLRLDDDEASWFGSIVTIGAAIGGLLGGWMVDKIGRKLSLMFCSLPYIFGFTIVIAAQNVWMLYLGRVLTGLASGVTSLVVPLYISEIAHERVRGTMGSCVQLMVVTGIMGAYIAGMFLDWRWLAICCSIPPTMMMVFMCFMPETPRFLLSQGKRREAEEAVRFLRGPDAPAEWECARIEDASDNQGGSLGMADLKDPGVYKPLVVGIMLMLFQQLTGINAIMFYAETIFEEAHFKNSNVATVVVAAIQVVFTAVAALVMDRAGRKLLLILSGVSMCLSTAAFGVYFKLSSETHGNSSGLCLVESPLAENPAVGLSWLALASMGFFITGFSLGWGPIPWLVMSEIFPSRVKGFASSVCVLTNWGSAFIITKTFQDLMDLLTNAGTFWLFSGCCALNIVFTILFVPETKGKTLEQIQTQFKGTPE is encoded by the exons ATGATTGAAATCCAAAATGAGTCAAGACGATTGCTTGATACAGAAGATGGAGAAGAAATAGGAGTGAGGTCGGAACAGGACGCATATCTTGA CAAGGTGAAGAATGGAAAGCTGTTCCTGGCCACTCTCGCAGCTGTCCTTGGTCCCTTGAGTTTTGGGTTTGTATTGGGGTACAGTTCCCCTGCCATCCCTGAACTAAGCACAATCACTGACCCAAGATTACGACTAGATGATGACGAGGCTTCGTGGTTTGGG tcTATCGTGACGATTGGAGCTGCTATAGGAGGTCTACTCGGCGGTTGGATGGTGGACAAGATCGGGAGGAAGCTGAGTCTTATGTTCTGCTCTCTACCTTATATCTTTGGTTTTACTATCGTCATTGCTGCTCAGAATGTCTGGATGCTGTATCTTGGGAGGGTACTCACAGGACTGGCAAGTGGGGTTACGTCACTCGTGGTGCCA CTGTACATCTCAGAGATTGCCCATGAGCGTGTCCGTGGGACAATGGGCTCCTGTGTTCAACTCATGGTGGTCACAGGGATCATGGGGGCATATATAGCAG GGATGTTTCTGGACTGGCGCTGGCTGGCAATCTGCTGCTCCATCCCACCCACCATGATGATGGTGTTCATGTGTTTCATGCCCGAGACCCCCAGGTTCCTGTTGTCTCAGGGTAAACGGAGGGAAGCCGAGGAGGCAGTGCGCTTTCTGAGGGGGCCAGATGCCCCTGCAGAGTGGGAATGTGCCCGCATTGAGGATGCTTCTGACAACCAG GGAGGTAGTTTGGGGATGGCTGATCTTAAGGACCCTGGAGTATACAAGCCCCTTGTAGTGGGCATCATGTTGATGCTCTTCCAACAGCTCACCGGTATCAACGCCATCATGTTCTATGCTGAGACTATCTTTGAGGAAGCCCATTTTAAG AACAGCAATGTTGCTACGGTGGTAGTAGCAGCAATCCAGGTAGTGTTCACTGCAGTAGCAGCATTGGTCATGGACCGCGCTGGAAGAAAGCTTCTCCTCATCCTCTCAG GAGTTTCTATGTGCCTAAGCACTGCTGCCTTTGGTGTCTACTTCAAGTTGTCCAGTGAAACCCATGGTAACTCCTCAGGACTTTGCCTAGTAGAGAGTCCCCTTGCAGAGAACCCTGCGGTTGGGCTGTCCTGGCTCGCACTGGCCAGCATGGGCTTCTTCATCACAG GTTTTTCTCTTGGTTGGGGTCCTATCCCCTGGCTGGTGATGTCTGAGATCTTTCCTTCGCGAGTAAAGGGGTTTGCCAGCTCTGTTTGTGTCCTCACCAACTGGGGCTCTGCCTTCATCATCACCAAGACCTTCCAGGACCTGATG GACCTTTTAACCAATGCTGGGACCTTCTGGCTGTTTTCTGGGTGTTGTGCGCTCAACATAGTCTTCACCATCCTCTTCGTCCCGGAGACCAAAGGCAAAACTCTGGAGCAGATCCAGACACAATTCAAAGGGACTCCAGAATAA
- the LOC124034471 gene encoding tetratricopeptide repeat protein 16 isoform X2, which yields MDQQVDDDRVLFPTAVSEEVLVEARRKHAICRLFGSSSIFLSSESRRGDRPDLVNILTNKAIEHYENGEEAMAESQFSKAVTFFTKAIHLQPKQTQLYVSQAEAYLQLCDFQSAVVSYRHACLLEPHTKTLHTRLAFIYYLQGQCLYDKGMFLDALESFAKAAELKPSCRSYHMRSLACLTALGRYTDCLRLVSNWLEADSQTADLFTLRARLHKQLNQVKMCYHDLRSALILSPSCPEAGALLGQLEEASERARQQAVSRALAGELTEALSKINTALEHCPETGRHYLFRGILYRRLKEFTAAIEDLVLAVELSEAGDAGDQGSELSGHTQEDWRAVQGEAQVQLVLTYNDFAVQCFSRSFYTEAVLLLNKAIQEQKEESGLYINRGDCFFKQDEWEFALADYQQAKEISPDDQVIRIRLAVIHNTLGTHCYQDRKYQEAADKFSEAINYNPGVSRYYENRAKAHSKLPNVEGPSRMPSVPSSWTPLMIRWSLCC from the exons ATGGACCAACAGGTGGACGACGACAGGGTTTTGTTCCCCACTGCTGTGTCGGAGGAAGTGCTCGTGGAGGCGCGGCGTAAACATGCCATCTGCCGGCTCTTTGGGTCCAGCAGCATTTTCCTATCATCTGAAAGCCGGAGAGGGGACCGGCCTGATCTCGTTAACATTTTAACAAACAAAGCCATTGAACA CTATGAGAATGGAGAAGAGGCAATGGCAGAGTCCCAATTTTCAAAGGCTGTGACATTCTTCACCAAAGCTATCCATCTTCAGCCGAAACAG ACCCAGCTCTATGTGAGCCAGGCGGAGGCCTATTTACAGTTATGTGACTTCCAGTCTGCAGTCGTCAGCTACAGGCATGCCTGCCTCCTGGAGCCTCATACTAAGACCTTACACACACGTCTAGCCTTCATCTATTACCTACAG GGCCAATGTTTGTATGATAAGGGCATGTTTCTGGATGCTCTGGAGTCGTTTGCCAAGGCCGCCGAGCTCAAGCCTAGCTGCAGGTCATATCACATGAGGAG CCTGGCATGTCTGACGGCCCTGGGCCGCTATACTGACTGTCTGAGGCTGGTCAGTAACTGGCTGGAGGCAGACTCTCAGACCGCAGATCTGTTCACCCTCAGAGCACGGCTCCACAAACAGCTCAACCAG GTAAAAATGTGCTACCATGATCTGAGGTCCGCTTTGATTCTCAGTCCGTCGTGCCCAGAGGCAGGTGCCCTGCTGGGCCAACTAGAGGAGGCCAGTGAAAGGGCCAGGCAGCAGGCCGTCAGCAGGGCCTTGGCAGGGGAGCTCACAGAGGCCCTGTCCAAGATCAACACAGCCCTGGAGCATTGCCCTGAGACTGGGCGGCACTACCTCTTCAG GGGTATTCTGTACCGCAGGCTGAAAGAGTTTACTGCTGCCATTGAGGACTTGGTCCTGGCTGTGGAGCTGAGTGAGGCTGGAGATGCGGGAGACCAGGGGTCGGAGCTGAGCGGACACACCCAGGAAGACTGGAGGGCCGTGCAGGGAGAGGCCCAGGTCCAGCTGGTGCTCACCTACAACGACTTTGCTGTGCAGTGCTTCTCCCGTAGCTTCTACACAGAGGCAGTCCTGCTGCTCAACAAGGCCATCCAGGAGCAGAAGGAGGAGAGTGGCCTCTACATCAACAGAGGAG ACTGTTTCTTCAAGCAGGATGAGTGGGAGTTTGCCCTGGCTGACTACCAGCAGGCAAAGGAGATCTCTCCTGATGACCAGGTCATTAGGATCCGCCTCGCTGTCATCCACAACACCCTGGGAACACACTGCTACCAGGACCG GAAGTACCAGGAGGCAGCTGACAAGTTCTCTGAGGCCATCAATTATAACCCTGGAGTTAGCCGGTACTATGAGAACCGAGCCAAAGCCCACAGTAAACTGCCCAACGTTGAGGGGCCAAGCAGGATGCCATCAGTACCCTCATCCTGGACCCCACTAATGATCAG gtggTCCCTCTGCTGCTGA
- the LOC124034471 gene encoding tetratricopeptide repeat protein 16 isoform X1: MSVPALKMDQQVDDDRVLFPTAVSEEVLVEARRKHAICRLFGSSSIFLSSESRRGDRPDLVNILTNKAIEHYENGEEAMAESQFSKAVTFFTKAIHLQPKQTQLYVSQAEAYLQLCDFQSAVVSYRHACLLEPHTKTLHTRLAFIYYLQGQCLYDKGMFLDALESFAKAAELKPSCRSYHMRSLACLTALGRYTDCLRLVSNWLEADSQTADLFTLRARLHKQLNQVKMCYHDLRSALILSPSCPEAGALLGQLEEASERARQQAVSRALAGELTEALSKINTALEHCPETGRHYLFRGILYRRLKEFTAAIEDLVLAVELSEAGDAGDQGSELSGHTQEDWRAVQGEAQVQLVLTYNDFAVQCFSRSFYTEAVLLLNKAIQEQKEESGLYINRGDCFFKQDEWEFALADYQQAKEISPDDQVIRIRLAVIHNTLGTHCYQDRKYQEAADKFSEAINYNPGVSRYYENRAKAHSKLPNVEGPSRMPSVPSSWTPLMIRWSLCC, translated from the exons ATGTCTGTTCCTGCTCTGAAGATGGACCAACAGGTGGACGACGACAGGGTTTTGTTCCCCACTGCTGTGTCGGAGGAAGTGCTCGTGGAGGCGCGGCGTAAACATGCCATCTGCCGGCTCTTTGGGTCCAGCAGCATTTTCCTATCATCTGAAAGCCGGAGAGGGGACCGGCCTGATCTCGTTAACATTTTAACAAACAAAGCCATTGAACA CTATGAGAATGGAGAAGAGGCAATGGCAGAGTCCCAATTTTCAAAGGCTGTGACATTCTTCACCAAAGCTATCCATCTTCAGCCGAAACAG ACCCAGCTCTATGTGAGCCAGGCGGAGGCCTATTTACAGTTATGTGACTTCCAGTCTGCAGTCGTCAGCTACAGGCATGCCTGCCTCCTGGAGCCTCATACTAAGACCTTACACACACGTCTAGCCTTCATCTATTACCTACAG GGCCAATGTTTGTATGATAAGGGCATGTTTCTGGATGCTCTGGAGTCGTTTGCCAAGGCCGCCGAGCTCAAGCCTAGCTGCAGGTCATATCACATGAGGAG CCTGGCATGTCTGACGGCCCTGGGCCGCTATACTGACTGTCTGAGGCTGGTCAGTAACTGGCTGGAGGCAGACTCTCAGACCGCAGATCTGTTCACCCTCAGAGCACGGCTCCACAAACAGCTCAACCAG GTAAAAATGTGCTACCATGATCTGAGGTCCGCTTTGATTCTCAGTCCGTCGTGCCCAGAGGCAGGTGCCCTGCTGGGCCAACTAGAGGAGGCCAGTGAAAGGGCCAGGCAGCAGGCCGTCAGCAGGGCCTTGGCAGGGGAGCTCACAGAGGCCCTGTCCAAGATCAACACAGCCCTGGAGCATTGCCCTGAGACTGGGCGGCACTACCTCTTCAG GGGTATTCTGTACCGCAGGCTGAAAGAGTTTACTGCTGCCATTGAGGACTTGGTCCTGGCTGTGGAGCTGAGTGAGGCTGGAGATGCGGGAGACCAGGGGTCGGAGCTGAGCGGACACACCCAGGAAGACTGGAGGGCCGTGCAGGGAGAGGCCCAGGTCCAGCTGGTGCTCACCTACAACGACTTTGCTGTGCAGTGCTTCTCCCGTAGCTTCTACACAGAGGCAGTCCTGCTGCTCAACAAGGCCATCCAGGAGCAGAAGGAGGAGAGTGGCCTCTACATCAACAGAGGAG ACTGTTTCTTCAAGCAGGATGAGTGGGAGTTTGCCCTGGCTGACTACCAGCAGGCAAAGGAGATCTCTCCTGATGACCAGGTCATTAGGATCCGCCTCGCTGTCATCCACAACACCCTGGGAACACACTGCTACCAGGACCG GAAGTACCAGGAGGCAGCTGACAAGTTCTCTGAGGCCATCAATTATAACCCTGGAGTTAGCCGGTACTATGAGAACCGAGCCAAAGCCCACAGTAAACTGCCCAACGTTGAGGGGCCAAGCAGGATGCCATCAGTACCCTCATCCTGGACCCCACTAATGATCAG gtggTCCCTCTGCTGCTGA